The sequence CAGGTCTTGGCGCGGTCTACCCATCCGGCCCTGCTTGGGTAGCAGCGGCTCGATGAGCTCCCACTCCGCATCGCTGAGGTCAGAGGGATACGCCTCACGATCGCCAGCCACCTCAGCAGCATGCCCTACCAAGACCCACATCTGAAACAGTCACTCAGCGGGTGGTGGCGGTCTGGGACCTTGTCTCAATCTCTAGCCTCGATCTCTCGTGAGTCGGCTCGTGGCGGTGCCTCGAGGCGCTCAGCTGGGATTTTCATTCGTAGGTGTGCGGAACCTGTCAAGCTTGTTGAGACACGAACTGTTTTCGCGCTCTGAATCTGCGCCTCCCTTGAGGGCTGGTTGATACACGCCTCGGTTGGTAGCTTCGGTGCTCGCGGACGACGGGCGCCGAATCGCTCCGGGTGCGCCGCGAAGGCGGCGTCGAGGGTGACCTGCCGGGCCGTCTCGACCTGCTTGGCGGTGCCGTAGTGGATCGAGGCGGGGTGTGCAGTCAGATCCCGGAGTGCCGGTGAACGTAGTTGTAGTGGGCGAAGAACACCTCGCAGAAATCCCGAGTCTGCTCAAGGGGCTCGAACCGGTCCGGGAACGCCGGGGTGTACTTCAGCGTCTTGAACTGCGCCTCGCTGTAGGGGTTGTCGTTCGACACCCGCGGCCGCGAATACGACCGCGTCACGCCAGGTCCACCAGCAGCTGCGCGACCGGCTTGGACGTGATCGACGTCCCCCGGTCGGCGTGGACGACGTCGGGGATCTGGTGCCGGTCCATCGCCTCGGTCAGCACCTCGCTCGCCAGGCCGGCGTCCTCGTGAGCTTCCACACGCCGGGCCACGACGTAACGGGAGTAGATGTCGATCACGACGTACAATCCGAAGTACACCCTGCGGGTCGGGCCGCGGAGTTTAGTGATGTCCCAGGTCCAGACCTGGCCAACCCGCGGTAGCCAGGAGTTCAGGTTTCACCCGCTCCGGATGCGTGGCCTGCCCACGGCGATCTCCGGCGATACCCATGCGCCGCAACAGGTGATGAATTGCCGACTGCGAGCACAGGTAGGTCCCCTCGTCCAGCAGGATGGCCCAGATCTGTGCGACGGACTTGTCCGCGGACCGCGGTCAAGTCACGACGTCCACGACATACTGCTCCTCGGTAGGAGTCAATGCGCTGGCCGGCCGCGGGCGCGGCCGAGCTGGTCCCAGCCGCGCGGTCCAGGCGCCTGTCGGGTAGTGCGAGGCACGGGCCCGACCCAGCAAGGTCACACGCCCGTCGCGTCCCGCCCAGACGCCCTGCCAGTGCGCCGGCGAGGTCGTCGAGGGCGGGGTTGATCATCGCCTACGGCGGCCTGGGCGTGCCCGTGCTCTTGGAGCAGTTTCTCCAAGCTTGAGTCTTAAGGCTTGACCCGCCTCAGTCCTCGCTCTTGGTGATCATGTGGTCGCTGCGGGTGCTCTTACCGACGGGGTGATGGGTTGCGCGGTGGGTGTTTCGTCGTCCTGGGGGGCGTCCGGGCCCAGGCCGGGTAGGTTTCGGTGCGCTGGCCGGATTGAACAGGGTCCGGTGGAGGTTACGAAATCCGCGGCGAACCCGGGCCGGAGTGCGGTGACGGATGCTGGGTGCGGCCGTCTGCCAGGGTCGGGGCTGGTCAATGACCAAAGTCCGAGCCAGGCGTAGCTGGGTGTAAGCGACCACGACCAGCCAGGTCCAGCGGTCGGCGGTGGTGGGTGCTCGCAGTTTCGCGTGGGTCCAGCCCAGCGTCTGCTTCAACATCCGGAATGTGTGCTCGAGGTCGAAACGACGGCAGAACATCTGCCAGCACTCATCGACCTCCTTGGCGTTGAGGTCCGTCGTCGACGAGTACAGCCAGATCGGTGTGGCCTCGCGTTGGCCGGGGAGATGCTGGACCTGCCGGCGGATGACGGTGGCGTCCAGGATGGGTAGTTTCCCGGCGTGGTCGGCCCAGTTGGTGCGGTGGGCGAGTTTGACGTGCAGCCGATCGAAGCTTGTCGCGGTTGCGGTGCCGTAACGGGTGGTGTCGTTGGTGGTGACCTGTGACGGTTGCGGCCAGGTGCTGGGGTCGGTCAGAGTCATCTTGGCTCCGTGGTGGGCGCGGCGGCCGGGTCCTTTCCGGGGGATCGTGGGGGCGGGGCGGTAGAAGACGCGGTTACTGCGTACTCGTCCCAGCAGGTGGATGGGCAGGTCGTTCAAGAGCACCGAGAGGCGGGGAATGTCGTAGCCGGCGTCGGTGACCACCAAGATGTCGGGTCGTCGCTGCGATGGGTGCCGTTGCGTTGCAGGCGTTCGACGATGGCCCGCAGTTGGGTGGCGGTGATCAGCGAGACGTCATCGTCGGGGTGCAGGCGTTGTATGTCCAGTAGGGCGGTCCAGGATGTGGCTCCGCTCTCCAAGGCCGCGATGTAGGAGTACTGCCAGCCGGGGATGAGTTGTGCGTTGCCCCGGCCGCGGCCGTAGACGTGGCAGAACGAGCGTCCGGCGCTGGTCGGCGCTTCGGGTCGTAGCCAGGAAGTGACATCTACGGCCAGCACGATCCGGGCCCGCCCGTTCGCGCCGATGCCTCCGGCGCGGGGCAGTGGCTGGGCCGCGAGCACGTCGCGCAGGGCGTCTTGATCGACGCGTCCATCGTTCAGTGCGGCGTAGACGCTGCCGTGGCCTCGACGGTGTTCACCGGCCAGGCTCAACTCGACGGGTGAGGTGACCGGTCCGTCCGCGCACAGTGCGGCGTCGGTGAGTTCGAAGAGCGCGTCGGCGCGGGCAGTCAGGCACGTGTAGTACTGCTCGCGGAAGTTTGAGAGGGTCGACAGAGCCGGTACGGCCTGTGAGGTCTCGTTCGTCTGGGCGACCGTGTCGTCGCCGGACTCGACATCGGGGTTCGTGTGGTGCACCATCATCTCGCGGTCTTGGTTTGTGATTGCTCGTCTCGACAACGCGCATGATCACGCCAAGGCCGCTTCTACGTCCACCCGACTCGCCGCTGTGGTCGGAGATCTTCGAGGTCAGGCCTTAAAACTCAAGCCAAGAGCTCGTGTGCTTTCCCACGATCTCCAGCGCCGTCCGGGTCCGGTCCAGGTCGGCCTCGGCGCGTTCGGCGCGGGCGCGCAGCTCAGCGATCTCTCGGTCTCGAGGGTCGGGTTTGCTCGGCGACCGGGGCATTGGTGGAGCCGGCGGCGGCTGCCTTGCGCCAGGCGATGAGGTGGGTGTCGTACAGACCCTCGCGGCGCAGGATCTTGCCCCGTTCGCCGCGGGGTGCGGCGTCGTACTCGGCCAGGATTCGGGCCTTGTACTCGGCGGTGAACGACCGCCGGCGGGGCCGCTCGGAGCGGGGGCCGTCGTCAGGGCCGTCCTGGTCGGGGCGGTCGGTAAAGCGTCACGGAGGTTGGCAAACGCGACTGATCGGCGGTCGGTGTTCGAGAGTGGTGTGATGGTTCTCGCCGAGCAGGAACCCCGCTGATTCGCTCTCCGAGGACCCTGCCAATCATCCTGAACCCGGACGTGGCAGACGCCCTTACCGCCACGCTACGCGCCCACCGCGACCGCACCGTGGTCCGAGGCCTGGTCATCACTTACAACTTGTTTCACTATGAGACCGGGAGTTTGCGGTAGCAGATCAGCGCACACGCCAACTGCAGCAACCCCAGGTGCAGATCGGCGCGGACTTCGTAGCGGATACGCAGCCGCTTGAACTGGTGCAGCCAGGCAAAGCTGCGCTCTACGACCCAGCGGGTGCGACCCAGGCCGGAGCCGTGAACGACGCCGCGGCGGGCGATGCGCGGGGTGATGCCGCGCTCACGCAGTGCCCGGCGGTAGATGTCGTAGTCGTAGCCGCGGTCGGCAAAGAGGTACCTCGGGCGCAGTCGGGGTCGACCGCGGACACCGCGCACGAGGGGGAAGGCATCGACCAGCGGCAGCAGCTGGGTGACATCGTGACGGTTGCCGCCGATCAGGGTCACGACCAACGGAACGCCACCCGCATCGGTCAGGAGGTGGTGCTTGGATCCGTTATGGGCCCGGTCTACTGGCGAAGGGCCGGTGTGAGCCCCCCTTTGAGGGCCCGCACGTGCGAGCCGTCGACTACCGCGGTGTCCAGGTGCAGCTTGCCTGCAGTGCGCAGCTCATCGAGCAGGACCTGGTGAAGCTGCGGCCAAACTCCGGCCTGCGTCCAGTCCCGCAACCGTCGCCAGCAGGTGACACCAGAGCAGCCGAACTGCTCGGTGGGCACCTGAGCCCAGGTGCAGCCGGTCACCAAGACGTGGACGATGCCGGCCAGGGCAGCACGGTCATCACGGGGCAGACGCCCGGGATGGCGGAAGCGACGGGGAGGACGCTGCGGCAACAGCGGCTGCACCCGCTGCCACAGTCCGTCCGGCACCAGCTCCGCGACGCGCTCCAGCACCACCTCATCGGTCATGCCATCAAGGCTGCGACGGCACCAGCCGTCCCGCAACTCATAGTGAAATCAGCTGTTAGCGCATGGGCGACCCGAGGAGACGAGGATGGGTGGTGGACTCAAGGACAGCAGGACGGGATAGAGCTGCAGAACTGATGCAGAGTGGCAAAGATCTCCGCTTGGCCGCCCTTCACCAGACCTGTGACGTCCCAAAGAGCTCACTGTGGGTATTGCCCTTAGCTATCCACAGCGGTGAGGAGCTGACTACCGTCGTGTGTGCCCGCTGTACCACTCTCAATGGAGCGCGTGATGCCTCACCACCACGACCACCCTGCGGCTCAGACCGCGCAGCAGGACCCGATCTTCGACGGTGTCGACCCAGCCCTTTTCCAAACACAAAGCGGACGCGATCTCGTCCGCCGTCACTTCCTGCGCTACTCCATGGCCGGCGCCGGCGCAGCCGCTTTCGCGGTGATGGGTGCGACTGCCGCGAACGCGGCCGATACTCCCACCGCACCGCCTACCGGCGGCACCGACCCCGGCGCAGGCGGCGGTGGCGGCACAACCGAGACGTTGGACGAATTCGTCGGCCTGACCACCGACGGCACCGTCGTCACGGACCTGTACTCGATCCATTCCACCGGCGTCTCGACCGCTCCGGTCGTCGCCGCCGCCGCCGCGTTCCTGTCTTCTCTCACTGACGCCCAGCGCACCGCGACCGTCTTCGAGATCGACCCGACCGACTACACCACCGACCAGTTCCGGCTCTGGAGCAACATTCACTCCTACACCCGCCAGGGTGTTGAGGTCTCCACCCTCACCGCGGCACAACTGCTCGCTGGACGCGAACTCCTCGCCGCGGGACTCTCCGCGCGCGGCCTCACGTTGAGCGAGAACATCCGCCGCGTCAACGGCATTGCCGGGGTCCAACTGAACCAGACCGACCAGTTCTACGAAGGCCGCTATAACTTCACCATCATGGGTACCCCGTCGGAAACCGATCCGTGGGGCTGGCAGTTCGAAGGCCACCACCAGGTCATCAACTACTTCGTCCTCGGCGACCAGGTCGTCATGACCCCCACCTTCTGGGGATCGGAACCCACGACCATCGCCAACGAGACCTACGGCACCATCACTCTTTTCGACGAAGAGATTGAAGCCGCGCTGGCCGCGGTGAATTCCCTCACTACAGCCCAGCAGGCCACCGCGGTTATCTCCGCAACCAAGACCGGCGATGACAACGTCGCCGAGGCGTTCAAGGACAACGTCGAGGTTCCCTACGTCGGGATCCTGCTCTCCGACCTGACCACCGCCCAGCAGGACCTGATGCTCGAGTTAATCTGGTTGTTCGTCTACACCCAGAAGGGCGACCACGCCGAGATCCGCTTCGACGAGATCAAGCAGTACCTCACCCAGACCTACTTCGCCTGGAAAGGACCCACCGACGTCGACGCGGTGTTCTGGTTCCGCTTTCAGTCTCCGGTCTTCTACCTGGAGTTCGACTGCGAAACGCCGGGCCCGGTCGGGCAGGGCTACGGCGACGCGCAGGTCCCCTCCCGCAAGCACATCCACTCGATCATGCGCACGCCGAATGGCAACGACTACGGCAAGGCCCTGCTGGCCCTGCACCTGGCCACCGCCGCCCACCACAACTGACGGTCCCGTCTGCTCCAACCCCACCACGCGAAGAAGGAAGACCATGACCGTCACGTTCTCCCGACTGGCCGGCACCGACCGCACGAAGACCGCCGCCACCATCAGCCGGAACGCCGCCACGACGGCGACCGGCACCACCGCCGTCCTGGTCGGCTACGACGCCGGTGCCGACGCGCTGTCAGCGGCCTACCTGGCCGGCCGGTTGAAGGCCACCGTCCTGCTCACCGCCACCCTCACCCTGTCCAACGCCACCGCCACCGCCCTCACCCGCCTCGGTGTCACGTCGGTCCACCTCATCGGCGGTACTGACAAGATCAGCCAGAACGTCGAGGACCTGCTCGGCTGGTCCTACGGTGCAGACAACGTCATCCGCCACGCCGGCACCGACCGCATCGCCACCAACCTCGCCGTCCTCGCCGCCGGCGCTGCCATCACCAAACCGACCGAGGCGTTCATCTGCCGCGCTTACGGCAGCATCAACGACGGCGTCGCCGCGGGCCCCATCGCCTACGCAAACGGGGTTCCCGTCATCTTGCTCGACTCCACCCTCCCCTCGGGCTGGGCGAGCACTGTCAAGGCCGCCGGGATTACCAAGCTTACGATCCTCGGGTCCGACGCGGCCGTCCCGACCGCCGTCGAGACCGCCCTGAAGGCTGCCGGGTTCACCCTGGGAACGCGGCTGGGCGGGACCGACAGCCGGGCCACCGCGGCACTCATCGCCAACGCCGCCCTGACCTCCTACGGGTTCAGCACGGCGAACGTCGGTCTAGCCCGGGGTGACGTCCCCGCCGACGCCCTCGCCGCCGCGCCCTACGCAGGCGGACTGAAGGCCCCCGTCCTGCTCACCGAGTCCACCACCGTCCTCGGGAGCGCCGCTGGCGGCTTCCTCACCCAGCACCGGGCCACCCTGACGACGGGGACCGTCTTTGGTTCCAGCGCAGCGGTGTCCGACGCCGTGGTGACCGCCGCCGTGGCCGCGGCCGCGTGAGCACCCCCACCGTCGCCCCACCGCAGACGACGGGGCGGCGATGGACCCCGGCGGACACCCGGCACCTCCTGCGTCTGCTGACCCTGGTCGCCGCCCTGCATGTCCTTGGGTGGGGTGTTCTGGGGTTGGTCGTGGTCCCCCGGGACCTCTCCGTGGGCCAGCAGGCCTTCGGGTGGGGTTTGGGGCTGACTGCCTACCTGTTCGGCGTGCGGCACGCCTTCGACGCCGACCACATCGCCGTCATCGACGGCGCGACCCGGCAGTTGGCCCAGACGCGGCCGCTCGGGCCCAGCGCCCCCGAACACCGGCCGATGTCGGTGGGGTTGTGGTTCTCCCTCGGGCACTCCAGTGTCGTCTTCGCGATGGCGATTGTGGTCGCCACCGGTGCCCACGTCGCAGGGTCTCTGGTCACCGAGGGGGCGACGGCGCACGACGTCCTGGGGGCGTTCGGCACCAGCGCCGCCGGGGTTTTCCTCTGGGGTATCGGCTTGGTCAACCTCGTGACCCTGCTCGGGATCCTGCGGACTGCGCGGCTGCGTCGGCTCGGCCGCCTCGACGACGCTGAACTGGCCCGGCGTCTCGAGCTCGACGGGGCTCTGGCCCGACTGGTCCGTCGCGTTACCGACCGCATCCTCAGCCCCCGTCAGATCTACCCGGTGGGGCTGCTCATGGGCCTCGGTTTCGACACCGCCACCGAGGTTGCCCTCCTGGTCCTCGCAGGCACGGCGGCCGTGACCCTGCCCTGGTACGCGGTCCTCGTCCTTCCCGTCCTGTTCACCGCGGGCATGGCGCTCTTCGACACCCTCGACGGCGCGTTCATGACGGTGGCCTACGACTGGGCACTGGAGGACCCGCAACGCCGTCTGACCTACAACGGCGTCGTTACTGCGGTGTCCGTAGCCATCGCCCTAGGCATTGGAACCGTGCAGCTGACCTCGGTTGTCCACGACGAGCTGCGCACCGAGGATCCCCTGACGACGTGGGTCGCCGGTCTAGACACTCAGGCCGTCGGGTACGCCGTCGCCGGGTTCTTTGTCGTCTTTTGGGTCCTCGCCCTCGCCTGGTGGTGGCACACCCACCGGTCGAACCCTCAAGGGTTGCACAGCGGGACCACCGTATGAGCACCGGTAGGGCACCCACTCTGGTACCGGTCCACCGTCCCACCCCGCTCATCGAGGAGTTCCCGTGCACCATAACCACCCACATCGTCACGACCACGGGGACCAGCCGGCCCAGGACGTCCTGCGCACCGCCGACGGACACCGCGTCCACGCCCCCGGCAGCCCGGGAGCGCTGAACCGTCGCCGATTCATGACGGCGCTGTTCGCGAGTACGGGAGTCGCGGCCTTCGCTACCCTGGCTGCCTGCTCCACGGAGGACGACACCGCCGGCTCCAGCAGCACCTCGGCCGCAACCCAGGGCGGACCGCCCGACGGTGGGGGCGGTGGCATGGGGAACGAAGGGATTACCGAGGACTTCGTCGGCCTCACCACCGACGGAACCGTCGTGCCAGACCTGTTCAGCATCCAAGCCACCGGCGTCTCCACCGCCGGTGTCGTCACCGCCGCGACGGCGTGGTTGGCCTCCCTCACCGACGATCAGCGCACCGAGGCCTCCTTCGACGTCAATCCTGACGA is a genomic window of Kineococcus rhizosphaerae containing:
- a CDS encoding IS5 family transposase (programmed frameshift) translates to MTDEVVLERVAELVPDGLWQRVQPLLPQRPPRRFRHPGRLPRDDRAALAGIVHVLVTGCTWAQVPTEQFGCSGVTCWRRLRDWTQAGVWPQLHQVLLDELRTAGKLHLDTAVVDGSHVRALKRGAHTGPSPVDRAHNGSKHHLLTDAGGVPLVVTLIGGNRHDVTQLLPLVDAFPLVRGVRGRPRLRPRYLFADRGYDYDIYRRALRERGITPRIARRGVVHGSGLGRTRWVVERSFAWLHQFKRLRIRYEVRADLHLGLLQLACALICYRKLPVS
- a CDS encoding HoxN/HupN/NixA family nickel/cobalt transporter, with amino-acid sequence MSTPTVAPPQTTGRRWTPADTRHLLRLLTLVAALHVLGWGVLGLVVVPRDLSVGQQAFGWGLGLTAYLFGVRHAFDADHIAVIDGATRQLAQTRPLGPSAPEHRPMSVGLWFSLGHSSVVFAMAIVVATGAHVAGSLVTEGATAHDVLGAFGTSAAGVFLWGIGLVNLVTLLGILRTARLRRLGRLDDAELARRLELDGALARLVRRVTDRILSPRQIYPVGLLMGLGFDTATEVALLVLAGTAAVTLPWYAVLVLPVLFTAGMALFDTLDGAFMTVAYDWALEDPQRRLTYNGVVTAVSVAIALGIGTVQLTSVVHDELRTEDPLTTWVAGLDTQAVGYAVAGFFVVFWVLALAWWWHTHRSNPQGLHSGTTV
- a CDS encoding integrase core domain-containing protein; the protein is MTRSYSRPRVSNDNPYSEAQFKTLKYTPAFPDRFEPLEQTRDFCEVFFAHYNYVHRHSGI
- a CDS encoding cell wall-binding repeat-containing protein; the encoded protein is MTVTFSRLAGTDRTKTAATISRNAATTATGTTAVLVGYDAGADALSAAYLAGRLKATVLLTATLTLSNATATALTRLGVTSVHLIGGTDKISQNVEDLLGWSYGADNVIRHAGTDRIATNLAVLAAGAAITKPTEAFICRAYGSINDGVAAGPIAYANGVPVILLDSTLPSGWASTVKAAGITKLTILGSDAAVPTAVETALKAAGFTLGTRLGGTDSRATAALIANAALTSYGFSTANVGLARGDVPADALAAAPYAGGLKAPVLLTESTTVLGSAAGGFLTQHRATLTTGTVFGSSAAVSDAVVTAAVAAAA
- a CDS encoding DDE-type integrase/transposase/recombinase yields the protein MNSWLPRVGQVWTWDITKLRGPTRRVYFGLYVVIDIYSRYVVARRVEAHEDAGLASEVLTEAMDRHQIPDVVHADRGTSITSKPVAQLLVDLA
- a CDS encoding transposase; translated protein: MWVLVGHAAEVAGDREAYPSDLSDAEWELIEPLLPKQGRMGRPRQDL
- a CDS encoding DUF3500 domain-containing protein → MPHHHDHPAAQTAQQDPIFDGVDPALFQTQSGRDLVRRHFLRYSMAGAGAAAFAVMGATAANAADTPTAPPTGGTDPGAGGGGGTTETLDEFVGLTTDGTVVTDLYSIHSTGVSTAPVVAAAAAFLSSLTDAQRTATVFEIDPTDYTTDQFRLWSNIHSYTRQGVEVSTLTAAQLLAGRELLAAGLSARGLTLSENIRRVNGIAGVQLNQTDQFYEGRYNFTIMGTPSETDPWGWQFEGHHQVINYFVLGDQVVMTPTFWGSEPTTIANETYGTITLFDEEIEAALAAVNSLTTAQQATAVISATKTGDDNVAEAFKDNVEVPYVGILLSDLTTAQQDLMLELIWLFVYTQKGDHAEIRFDEIKQYLTQTYFAWKGPTDVDAVFWFRFQSPVFYLEFDCETPGPVGQGYGDAQVPSRKHIHSIMRTPNGNDYGKALLALHLATAAHHN